In Micromonospora sp. WMMA1363, a genomic segment contains:
- a CDS encoding PH domain-containing protein, which produces MAFPEDVLTEDEHVVLHLHPHWRALVRPVAVVVLAVAVLAAAVVLLPSGGVGLVALAVLGGLALLVVLWFAFWPFLVWRTTHYLFTDERVLIQQGVLSRDRRDIPLTRVNDHAMNQRFSERLFGCGTLTIESAGERGQSVLHDVPQVERVQTTLYELVEAHHDKHSLGDAEMRDILADVQDGRPLREPN; this is translated from the coding sequence GTGGCGTTCCCCGAGGACGTGCTCACCGAGGACGAGCATGTCGTGCTGCACCTGCACCCGCACTGGAGGGCCTTGGTCCGGCCGGTCGCGGTGGTGGTGCTCGCCGTCGCCGTGCTGGCGGCGGCCGTGGTCCTGTTGCCGTCCGGTGGGGTCGGGTTGGTCGCGCTGGCCGTGCTCGGTGGGCTGGCACTGCTGGTGGTGCTCTGGTTCGCGTTCTGGCCGTTCCTGGTCTGGCGCACCACGCACTATCTGTTCACCGACGAGCGGGTGCTGATCCAGCAGGGCGTGCTCTCCCGGGACCGTCGGGACATCCCGCTGACCCGGGTCAACGACCACGCGATGAACCAGCGGTTCAGCGAGCGGCTCTTCGGCTGCGGCACCCTCACCATCGAGTCCGCCGGCGAGCGCGGACAGTCGGTGCTGCACGACGTGCCGCAGGTGGAGCGGGTCCAGACCACGCTGTACGAGTTGGTGGAGGCCCACCACGACAAGCACTCCCTCGGCGACGCCGAGATGCGGGACATTCTCGCCGACGTCCAGGACGGCAGGCCGCTTCGCGAGCCGAACTGA